In the genome of Actinomadura graeca, one region contains:
- the metH gene encoding methionine synthase, whose translation MHKNDDALRRLLDRRVAVLDGAWGTMLQGADLTPADYRGGRFDDHPRDVTGDPDLLNLTRPDVILDVHRRYLAAGADITTTNTFTATSIAQADYGLEAHVREMNLRGAELARQAADEAGGERFVAGSVGPLNVTLSLSPRVDDPAYRSVTFDQVKDSYAEQIAALAEGGVDVLLIETIFDTLNAKAAIAAAREAAPRLPLWISVTITDLSGRTLSGQTVEAFWRSVEHAEPLLVGLNCSLGAEEIRPHAVELDRLADTYTACYPNAGLPNAFGGYDQTPDETGRLLGGFAEAGMVNVVGGCCGTGPEHIAKIAAAVAGLAPREVAPVPSATRFSGLEPFAIGADTGFVMIGERTNVTGSARFRKLIEAGDHQAAVDVALEQVRGGANLLDVNMDADLLDSEREMTTFLNLIATEPEAARIPIMIDSSRWSVLEAGLKTVQGKGVVNSISLKEGEEQFLEQARRIRDYGAGVVVMAFDERGQADTTERKVEICGRAYDLLTGKAGFPAEDIVFDPNVLAVATGIAEHNGYAKAFIDALPLIKERCPGARTSGGISNLSFSFRGNNVVREAMHSAFLFHAVRAGLDMGIVNAGQLAVYEDIPRDLLELVEDVLFDRRPDATDRLVAFAETVTGKGTARAVDLSWRDAPVEQRLAHALVHGIIDFIEDDTEEARQKLPRPLDVIEGPLMDGMKVVGDLFGSGKMFLPQVVKSARVMKRSVAYLEPFMDAEKEGKPDTRGQGKIVLATVKGDVHDIGKNIVGVVLGCNNYDVVDLGVMVPAARILDTAVSEGADAIGLSGLITPSLDEMVSVAAEMERRGLRLPLLIGGATTSRQHTAVRIAPAYDATTVHVLDASRVVGVVSNLLDPERAAALDADNRVEQERLRREHETKQRRPMLSLAQARANPERVDFGDLPVPAFTGVRVVQPDLTALREMIDWQFFFLAWELKGKYPAILDQPVARELFDDGNELLDQIIKAGTLQAHGAYAFWPAHSEGDDIVLDDGGRFPMLRQQTSKPAGRPNRCLADYVAPSGDHLGGFAVTIQGADDLASGFEEAGDDYRSIMVKALADRLAEAFAEYVHLEARRAWFEPDADPALEDLHAERFRGIRPALGYPASPDHSEKELLFDLLDAGRLGMKLTESFAMTPAASVSGLIFAHPSSRYFTVGRIGRDQAEDYARRRGVPLPDVERWLRPNLAYDPE comes from the coding sequence GTGCACAAAAACGATGACGCGCTCCGGAGGCTCCTGGACCGGAGGGTGGCGGTGCTGGACGGCGCCTGGGGCACGATGCTCCAGGGCGCGGACCTCACCCCCGCCGACTACCGGGGCGGGCGGTTCGACGATCATCCGCGCGACGTCACCGGCGACCCGGACCTGCTCAACCTGACCCGCCCGGACGTGATCCTGGACGTCCACCGGCGGTACCTCGCGGCGGGCGCCGACATCACCACGACCAACACCTTCACCGCCACGAGCATCGCCCAGGCCGACTACGGGCTGGAGGCGCACGTCCGCGAGATGAACCTGCGCGGCGCCGAGCTGGCCCGGCAGGCGGCGGACGAGGCCGGCGGCGAGCGCTTCGTCGCCGGGTCCGTCGGCCCGCTGAACGTGACGCTGTCGCTGTCGCCGCGGGTGGACGACCCGGCCTACAGGTCGGTGACGTTCGACCAGGTCAAGGACTCCTACGCCGAGCAGATCGCGGCGCTCGCCGAGGGCGGCGTGGACGTGCTGCTGATCGAGACGATCTTCGACACGCTGAACGCGAAGGCCGCCATCGCCGCCGCGCGCGAGGCCGCCCCGCGGCTGCCGCTGTGGATCTCGGTGACGATCACCGACCTGAGCGGGCGGACGCTGTCCGGCCAGACCGTGGAGGCGTTCTGGCGCTCGGTCGAGCACGCCGAGCCGCTGCTGGTCGGCCTGAACTGCTCGCTCGGCGCCGAGGAGATCCGCCCGCACGCGGTCGAGCTGGACCGGCTCGCCGACACCTACACCGCCTGCTATCCGAACGCCGGGCTGCCGAACGCGTTCGGCGGCTACGACCAGACGCCGGACGAGACGGGCCGCCTGCTCGGCGGGTTCGCCGAGGCCGGGATGGTCAACGTCGTCGGCGGCTGCTGCGGGACGGGGCCCGAGCACATCGCGAAGATCGCCGCGGCGGTGGCGGGCCTGGCGCCGCGCGAGGTCGCGCCGGTGCCGTCGGCCACCCGGTTCAGCGGCCTGGAGCCGTTCGCGATCGGCGCGGACACCGGCTTCGTCATGATCGGCGAGCGCACCAACGTGACCGGCTCCGCCCGCTTCCGCAAGCTGATCGAGGCCGGCGACCACCAGGCCGCGGTGGACGTGGCGCTGGAGCAGGTCCGCGGCGGGGCGAACCTGCTGGACGTCAACATGGACGCCGACCTGCTCGACAGCGAGCGGGAGATGACGACGTTCCTGAACCTCATCGCGACCGAGCCCGAGGCCGCCCGCATCCCGATCATGATCGACAGCTCGCGGTGGAGCGTGCTGGAGGCGGGGCTGAAGACCGTCCAGGGCAAGGGCGTCGTCAACTCGATCAGCCTCAAGGAGGGCGAGGAGCAGTTCCTGGAGCAGGCCCGCCGCATCCGCGACTACGGCGCCGGCGTGGTCGTGATGGCCTTCGACGAGCGCGGCCAGGCCGACACGACCGAGCGCAAGGTGGAGATCTGCGGGCGCGCCTACGACCTGCTCACCGGGAAGGCGGGCTTCCCGGCGGAGGACATCGTCTTCGACCCGAACGTGCTGGCCGTCGCGACGGGCATCGCCGAGCACAACGGGTACGCCAAGGCGTTCATCGACGCGCTCCCGCTGATCAAGGAGCGCTGCCCCGGCGCGCGGACCAGCGGCGGGATCTCCAATTTGTCGTTCTCGTTCCGCGGGAACAACGTCGTCCGCGAGGCGATGCACTCGGCGTTCCTGTTCCACGCCGTCCGCGCCGGGCTGGACATGGGCATCGTCAACGCCGGGCAGCTCGCCGTCTACGAGGACATCCCCCGCGACCTGCTCGAACTCGTCGAGGACGTGCTGTTCGACCGCCGTCCCGACGCCACCGACCGGCTCGTGGCGTTCGCCGAGACCGTCACCGGCAAGGGCACCGCGCGCGCCGTGGACCTGTCCTGGCGGGACGCGCCGGTGGAGCAGCGGCTCGCGCACGCCCTCGTCCACGGGATCATCGACTTCATCGAGGACGACACCGAGGAGGCCCGGCAGAAGCTCCCCCGGCCCCTCGACGTCATCGAGGGCCCGCTCATGGACGGCATGAAGGTCGTCGGCGACCTGTTCGGCTCGGGCAAGATGTTCCTCCCGCAGGTCGTGAAGAGCGCCCGCGTGATGAAGCGGTCGGTCGCCTACCTTGAGCCGTTCATGGACGCCGAGAAGGAGGGCAAGCCGGACACCCGCGGCCAGGGCAAGATCGTCCTGGCGACGGTGAAGGGCGACGTCCACGACATCGGCAAGAACATCGTCGGTGTCGTCCTCGGCTGCAACAACTACGACGTCGTCGACCTCGGCGTGATGGTGCCCGCCGCCCGCATCCTGGACACCGCCGTCTCCGAGGGCGCCGACGCCATCGGCCTGTCCGGCCTGATCACCCCGTCGCTGGACGAGATGGTCTCGGTCGCCGCCGAGATGGAGCGCCGCGGGCTGCGGCTGCCGCTGCTGATCGGCGGCGCCACCACGTCCCGCCAGCACACCGCCGTGCGGATCGCCCCCGCCTACGACGCGACGACCGTCCACGTCCTGGACGCCTCCCGCGTCGTCGGCGTGGTGTCCAATCTCCTCGATCCCGAGCGGGCGGCGGCGCTGGACGCCGACAACCGGGTGGAGCAGGAGCGGCTGCGGCGGGAGCACGAGACCAAGCAGCGCCGCCCGATGCTGTCGCTCGCGCAGGCCCGGGCCAACCCCGAGCGGGTGGACTTCGGGGACCTCCCCGTCCCCGCCTTCACCGGCGTCCGCGTCGTCCAGCCGGACCTCACCGCGCTCCGCGAGATGATCGACTGGCAGTTCTTCTTCCTGGCCTGGGAGCTGAAGGGCAAGTACCCGGCGATCCTCGACCAGCCGGTGGCGCGCGAGCTGTTCGACGACGGCAACGAGCTGCTCGACCAGATCATCAAGGCCGGGACGCTCCAGGCCCACGGCGCGTACGCGTTCTGGCCCGCGCACTCCGAGGGCGACGACATCGTCCTGGACGACGGCGGCCGCTTCCCCATGCTGCGCCAGCAGACGTCCAAGCCCGCCGGCCGCCCGAACCGCTGCCTCGCCGACTACGTCGCCCCGTCCGGCGACCACCTCGGCGGCTTCGCCGTGACGATCCAGGGCGCCGACGACCTCGCCTCCGGCTTCGAGGAGGCGGGCGACGACTACCGCTCGATCATGGTGAAGGCGCTCGCCGACCGTCTCGCCGAGGCGTTCGCCGAGTACGTCCACCTGGAGGCGCGCCGCGCCTGGTTCGAGCCGGACGCCGACCCCGCCCTGGAGGACCTGCACGCCGAGCGCTTCCGCGGCATCCGCCCGGCGCTCGGCTACCCGGCGAGCCCCGACCACAGCGAGAAGGAGCTGCTGTTCGACCTGCTGGACGCGGGGCGGCTCGGCATGAAGCTGACCGAGTCGTTCGCGATGACGCCCGCCGCCAGCGTCAGCGGCCTGATCTTCGCCCACCCGTCCTCGCGGTACTTCACCGTCGGGCGGATCGGGCGCGACCAGGCCGAGGACTACGCCCGGCGCCGCGGCGTCCCGCTGCCCGACGTGGAGCGCTGGCTGCGCCCCAACCTCGCCTACGACCCGGAGTGA
- a CDS encoding glycosyltransferase 87 family protein, giving the protein MLKRCVYCVLAAEAAAVLVFAVVYDSLDFRIYMLGGRAVTGDARLYTDRLAEHWFTNTPFMAALFVPLSEVPLTAARVGWQLASVAAFAWACAEVLRLAGRRVSRRSAAAAAAAGMALQPMWQTIFLGQVNLFLLALVLADVRRVSDGRPAGIGIGIAAAVKLTPAIFVVLLLAAGRVRAAATAAAAFVVCGLLAYAIAPGASRLYWLHTFYDTSRVGVPYISNQSPYGAAARILRGEDNIGGWYPLLQAAIAVAGLLVAVRWARRDDWLGAAAVTGVTGLLVSPISWAHHWVWVVPALAVLLREGSRVLAAGGYVLFVLSPLWWTPSHGSPGQYGFHGALTLVANCYLVAGVLFLVHMSLRLRRVPRPPAPRAAGGGLPGEVSGPLWCR; this is encoded by the coding sequence ATGCTGAAGCGCTGCGTCTACTGTGTGCTGGCGGCGGAGGCCGCGGCGGTCCTGGTGTTCGCCGTCGTCTACGACTCCCTGGACTTCCGTATCTACATGCTCGGCGGACGGGCGGTCACCGGCGACGCGCGGCTCTACACCGATCGCCTCGCGGAGCACTGGTTCACCAACACGCCGTTCATGGCCGCCCTCTTCGTCCCGCTGTCCGAGGTCCCCCTCACCGCGGCGCGGGTCGGCTGGCAGCTGGCGTCGGTCGCGGCGTTCGCGTGGGCCTGCGCGGAGGTGCTGAGGCTCGCGGGCCGCCGCGTCTCCCGCCGGTCGGCCGCCGCCGCGGCCGCCGCCGGGATGGCGCTCCAGCCGATGTGGCAGACGATCTTCCTGGGGCAGGTCAACCTGTTCCTGCTCGCGCTCGTCCTGGCCGACGTCCGCCGTGTCTCGGACGGACGGCCGGCGGGGATCGGCATCGGGATCGCGGCGGCCGTCAAGCTGACCCCGGCGATCTTCGTCGTGCTGCTCCTGGCCGCCGGGCGGGTCAGGGCGGCGGCCACGGCGGCGGCGGCCTTCGTCGTCTGCGGGCTCCTCGCGTACGCCATCGCGCCGGGTGCCTCCCGGCTGTACTGGCTCCACACCTTCTACGACACCTCCCGGGTGGGCGTCCCGTACATCAGCAACCAGTCGCCCTACGGCGCGGCGGCCCGGATCCTGCGCGGCGAGGACAACATCGGCGGCTGGTACCCCCTCCTCCAGGCGGCGATCGCGGTCGCCGGCCTTCTCGTGGCGGTCCGCTGGGCCAGGAGAGACGACTGGCTGGGCGCGGCGGCGGTGACCGGTGTGACCGGGCTGCTCGTCTCCCCGATCTCCTGGGCGCACCACTGGGTCTGGGTCGTGCCCGCGCTGGCGGTGTTGCTGCGCGAGGGGAGCCGGGTCCTCGCCGCGGGCGGTTATGTGCTCTTCGTCCTGTCACCGCTGTGGTGGACGCCGAGCCACGGCTCGCCGGGCCAGTACGGCTTCCACGGAGCGCTGACGCTGGTCGCGAACTGCTACCTGGTGGCGGGGGTGCTCTTCCTCGTCCACATGTCGCTGCGACTAAGGAGAGTCCCTAGGCCGCCCGCTCCCCGGGCGGCCGGCGGAGGGCTTCCCGGAGAGGTCAGCGGCCCGCTGTGGTGCCGATGA
- a CDS encoding nucleotidyltransferase domain-containing protein gives MTRSVESAWLSSFLDAAAATGRVLGIAMGGSYGRGTADEFSDIDLFFLIDPDELTALFRKPPSFLTDLLPGRVTETYASLVPEFGLKYTVLGSTIGLCDLFFEDAGGFPTPLREGTEMVWDPDGRFSALNDALLAECRNPRTRNAHTTRMAVQLVSEYAGATKSVARGRAVQARYRISKIVNLLLGVHGSADDHWWYGHCVADDALRDPSALLAAGVHEAVAEMSLTKAHWMLGRLCIEAITVVEGLAAETREAMIAQLKTSAGHAEGR, from the coding sequence ATGACCAGGAGCGTGGAGTCCGCTTGGCTCTCCTCATTCCTCGACGCCGCCGCGGCGACCGGACGGGTTCTCGGAATCGCCATGGGCGGATCGTATGGCCGGGGAACAGCCGATGAATTCTCTGACATCGACCTCTTCTTCCTGATCGACCCGGACGAGCTGACCGCGCTCTTCAGGAAGCCGCCTTCCTTTCTCACGGATCTCCTCCCTGGTCGTGTGACTGAAACGTACGCCAGCCTCGTTCCAGAGTTCGGATTGAAGTACACCGTCCTGGGCAGCACAATCGGTCTGTGTGATCTTTTCTTCGAGGATGCCGGCGGTTTTCCGACGCCACTCCGGGAGGGAACCGAGATGGTGTGGGATCCGGATGGCCGATTCAGCGCCCTCAATGACGCCCTCCTCGCGGAATGCCGGAATCCCCGAACGCGAAACGCTCATACGACCCGCATGGCCGTCCAGCTCGTCTCTGAGTACGCGGGAGCGACGAAGAGCGTCGCGCGAGGACGGGCGGTGCAGGCCCGCTACCGGATCTCCAAGATCGTCAACCTGCTGCTGGGGGTGCACGGCTCGGCCGACGACCACTGGTGGTACGGACACTGCGTCGCCGACGACGCCCTGCGGGATCCCTCGGCCCTCCTCGCGGCGGGCGTCCACGAAGCCGTGGCGGAGATGTCACTCACCAAAGCCCACTGGATGCTGGGCCGCCTCTGCATCGAGGCGATCACGGTCGTGGAGGGGCTCGCGGCGGAGACGAGAGAGGCGATGATCGCACAGCTGAAGACGTCGGCCGGACACGCCGAAGGCCGATGA
- a CDS encoding S1 family peptidase, translating into MRTRSLLTAVPLALLTLSGTPVAGAEPSPPAGIVGGVPATETYSFMASLQGAGGNHSCGGSLVAPRWVVTAGHCGQPAQVRIGSTTYNAGGEVVKVAARRAVGGDVALLQLASAATSAPIEIADGAPAGVATRIIGWGQTCASRGCGGAPVDLQQLDTGIVEDSRCSGITGATELCVDGGDGKGACYGDSGGPAVTGGPGAWKLIGATSRGTSEPCAVSPATYGDVTAYRAQILQIIGTTAGR; encoded by the coding sequence ATGAGAACGCGCAGCCTGCTGACCGCCGTGCCCCTCGCCCTCCTCACCCTGTCCGGGACGCCGGTGGCGGGCGCCGAGCCGTCGCCCCCCGCCGGCATCGTCGGCGGCGTGCCCGCCACGGAGACCTACTCGTTCATGGCCTCGCTCCAGGGCGCCGGGGGCAACCACTCCTGCGGAGGCTCGCTCGTCGCCCCCCGCTGGGTGGTCACCGCGGGGCACTGCGGCCAGCCCGCCCAGGTGCGGATCGGCAGCACGACCTACAACGCCGGCGGCGAGGTCGTGAAGGTGGCCGCCCGGCGGGCGGTCGGCGGGGACGTCGCCCTGCTCCAGCTGGCCTCCGCCGCGACGTCGGCGCCCATCGAGATCGCCGACGGCGCGCCGGCCGGCGTGGCCACCCGGATCATCGGCTGGGGGCAGACGTGCGCGAGCCGCGGCTGCGGCGGCGCACCCGTCGACCTCCAGCAGCTCGACACCGGGATCGTCGAGGACTCCCGCTGCTCGGGGATCACCGGCGCGACCGAGCTGTGCGTGGACGGCGGCGACGGCAAGGGGGCCTGCTACGGCGACTCCGGCGGACCGGCCGTCACCGGCGGGCCCGGCGCCTGGAAGCTGATCGGCGCGACCAGCCGCGGCACGTCCGAGCCCTGCGCGGTCTCCCCCGCCACTTACGGCGACGTCACCGCCTACCGCGCGCAGATCCTGCAGATCATCGGCACCACAGCGGGCCGCTGA
- a CDS encoding sensor histidine kinase — MAAGRSSASSQRRALWTGLAWTGAALYPSAVFVMMSGSRYGFTAVKVVVSAALTAVVARLLRRWPLPALGVLVIAWTGAVLALDSFMAGALQMLVTDLAVCYVAFAHRRRTSLAAAGMALAAQAAATVLDPGTDVLTRAVLVVAALVAAWTVGGSARERRQHAAEMAARATSQAVAAERLRIARELHDMVAHSIGVIAIQAGVGSRVLDTRPGEARNALDAIEATSRETLSGLRRMLGALRHADPGPGSAAPLDPAPGLADLGRLVAATGDAGVAVDLRWHGERRPLPPDIDLSAFRIIQEALTNVVRHAGTRDCEVRVGYRDEELTVEVLDDGRGPAATGGGFGLVGMRERAGLLKGDLTAGPRPGGGFRVAARLPLEAR, encoded by the coding sequence ATGGCCGCCGGACGGAGCTCCGCCTCCTCGCAGCGCCGGGCCCTCTGGACGGGTCTCGCGTGGACCGGCGCCGCCCTCTACCCGTCCGCCGTGTTCGTGATGATGAGCGGCTCCCGGTACGGCTTCACCGCCGTCAAGGTGGTCGTGTCGGCCGCCCTCACCGCCGTCGTCGCGCGCCTGCTGCGCCGGTGGCCGCTGCCCGCCCTCGGGGTGCTCGTCATCGCCTGGACCGGCGCCGTCCTCGCGCTGGACTCGTTCATGGCCGGCGCCCTGCAGATGCTGGTGACCGACCTCGCGGTGTGCTACGTCGCGTTCGCCCACCGGCGCCGGACGTCCCTGGCCGCCGCGGGCATGGCCCTCGCCGCGCAGGCCGCCGCCACCGTGCTCGACCCCGGGACGGACGTGCTCACCAGGGCCGTCCTCGTCGTCGCGGCCCTCGTCGCCGCCTGGACGGTGGGCGGCTCGGCCCGCGAGCGGCGCCAGCACGCCGCCGAGATGGCCGCGCGCGCGACGTCCCAGGCCGTCGCCGCCGAGCGGCTCCGCATCGCCCGCGAGCTGCACGACATGGTCGCGCACAGCATCGGCGTCATCGCGATCCAGGCCGGTGTCGGCAGCCGCGTCCTGGACACCCGGCCCGGCGAGGCCCGCAACGCGCTGGACGCCATCGAGGCCACGAGCCGGGAGACCCTGTCGGGGCTGCGCCGGATGCTGGGCGCGCTCCGCCACGCCGATCCCGGCCCCGGGTCCGCCGCGCCGCTCGACCCGGCCCCGGGCCTGGCCGACCTCGGCCGCCTCGTCGCGGCGACCGGCGACGCGGGCGTCGCCGTGGACCTGCGCTGGCACGGCGAGCGCCGCCCGCTCCCCCCGGACATCGACCTGTCGGCGTTCCGCATCATCCAGGAGGCGCTCACCAACGTCGTCCGGCACGCGGGCACCCGCGATTGCGAGGTCCGCGTCGGCTACCGGGACGAGGAGCTGACGGTCGAGGTCCTCGACGACGGCCGCGGCCCCGCCGCGACCGGCGGCGGTTTCGGCCTCGTCGGCATGCGGGAGCGGGCGGGGCTGCTCAAGGGCGACCTCACCGCGGGCCCGCGCCCCGGGGGCGGCTTCCGGGTCGCGGCGCGGCTGCCGCTGGAGGCCCGGTGA
- a CDS encoding chitinase — MRRFLPALAALCALDLALMVPGQAHATPASTTSVTKPSGPSTSAVGAAAPYLYMGWGSPPNPTTVMSASGVKWFTMAFILSSGGCNPGWDGQRPLTGGIDEKTISQIRAAGGDVLPSIGGWSGNKLGPNCTSPEALAGAYQKVIDAFKLKAIDIDIENTDEFENATVQDRILGALKIVKQKNPGIQTILTFPTLTSGPNATGKRLIDQSAKLQADVDVFTIMPFDFNGGADMYANTIKSSEGLRDALKSAFKWTDEVAYKHMGISGMNGMSDQNELTSTATWTKIRDWAKSKGLVRFTFWSVNRDRPCPGGGTTETCSGTDQQPWEFSKITAGF; from the coding sequence ATGAGAAGATTCCTGCCCGCACTCGCCGCGCTCTGCGCGCTGGACCTCGCCCTGATGGTCCCCGGCCAGGCCCACGCCACGCCGGCCTCCACCACCTCCGTCACCAAGCCGTCCGGGCCCTCGACCTCCGCCGTCGGCGCCGCCGCCCCGTACCTGTACATGGGATGGGGCAGCCCGCCCAACCCGACCACGGTCATGAGCGCCAGCGGCGTCAAGTGGTTCACGATGGCGTTCATCCTGTCCAGCGGCGGCTGCAACCCCGGCTGGGACGGCCAGCGCCCCCTGACCGGCGGCATCGACGAGAAGACGATCTCGCAGATCCGCGCGGCGGGCGGCGACGTGCTGCCGTCCATCGGCGGCTGGTCGGGCAACAAGCTCGGCCCGAACTGCACCTCGCCCGAGGCGCTCGCCGGCGCCTACCAGAAGGTGATCGACGCCTTCAAGCTCAAGGCCATCGACATCGACATCGAGAACACCGACGAGTTCGAGAACGCGACCGTCCAGGACCGCATCCTCGGCGCCCTGAAGATCGTCAAGCAGAAGAACCCCGGCATCCAGACGATCCTCACCTTCCCCACCCTGACGAGCGGCCCGAACGCCACGGGCAAGCGCCTCATCGACCAGTCGGCGAAGCTGCAGGCCGATGTCGACGTGTTCACGATCATGCCGTTCGACTTCAACGGCGGCGCGGACATGTACGCCAACACCATCAAGTCCTCCGAGGGCCTGCGCGACGCGCTCAAGTCGGCCTTCAAGTGGACCGACGAGGTCGCCTACAAGCACATGGGGATCTCCGGCATGAACGGCATGTCGGACCAGAACGAGCTTACCTCGACCGCCACCTGGACGAAGATCCGCGACTGGGCCAAGTCCAAGGGCCTCGTCCGTTTCACGTTCTGGTCGGTGAACCGCGACCGTCCCTGCCCGGGCGGTGGCACCACTGAGACCTGCAGTGGTACCGACCAGCAACCCTGGGAGTTCTCCAAGATCACGGCCGGTTTCTGA
- a CDS encoding response regulator, giving the protein MTVRVVLVDDQPLIRAGLRVLLGDHPDLALAGEADTGAEAVALARDVRPDVMLMDIRMPGLDGIEATRRITAATGAPRVLMLTTFDDDEYVYGSLRAGASGFLVKDMALEEILGAIRVVASGDALIAPSVTRRLIEHFAARPAPRRGRAGGPRLDAVTGREREVLTLVGGGLSNAEIAAALHISAATAKAHVARLLTKLDARDRVHLVIAAYETGLVTP; this is encoded by the coding sequence GTGACGGTCCGCGTCGTCCTCGTCGACGACCAGCCGCTGATCCGCGCCGGGCTCCGCGTCCTGCTCGGCGACCATCCCGACCTCGCCCTCGCCGGCGAGGCGGACACGGGCGCCGAGGCCGTCGCGCTGGCCCGCGACGTCCGTCCCGACGTCATGCTGATGGACATCCGCATGCCCGGCCTGGACGGCATCGAGGCGACCCGGCGCATCACCGCCGCCACCGGCGCGCCCCGCGTCCTCATGCTCACCACGTTCGACGACGACGAGTACGTCTACGGCTCGCTCCGGGCGGGCGCGAGCGGCTTCCTCGTCAAGGACATGGCCCTGGAGGAGATCCTCGGCGCGATCCGCGTGGTCGCCTCTGGGGACGCCCTGATCGCGCCCAGCGTCACCCGCCGCCTCATCGAGCACTTCGCGGCCCGTCCCGCCCCGCGCCGCGGCCGCGCCGGCGGCCCGCGCCTGGACGCCGTCACCGGCCGCGAGCGCGAGGTCCTGACCCTCGTCGGCGGCGGCCTGTCCAACGCCGAGATCGCCGCCGCCCTGCACATCAGCGCCGCCACCGCCAAGGCCCACGTCGCCCGCCTCCTCACCAAACTCGACGCCCGCGACCGCGTCCACCTCGTGATCGCCGCCTACGAAACCGGCCTGGTCACCCCCTGA
- a CDS encoding MFS transporter, with amino-acid sequence MTTTHEPEASPKAVGRAAGSTPGWAALLAASIGQFLVVLDISVVNVALPGMRAGLGLGATGLQWVVNAYSLTFAGFLLLGGRAADLFGRRRVFVAGLGLFTAASLAGGLAQDAGTLIGARAAQGLGAAILAPVTLSLITATFPAGPARTRAIATWTAVGTAGGATGGLVGGLLTDHLDWRWVLLINVPVGAVTAVIAALWLRDDRAPGPRPRLDLPGALLVTAGVALLAFGIGETQSHGRTAAAAFTAGALLLALFAAVESRVAEPLVRLRLFRLRSVAAGNLATLVSTMAGFALWYLLSLYMQNVLHYSAVRTGLSFLPHTAGIIAGSKLAPVLMARVDARLLAGTGGLLAAAGFGWQSAVLDAHGTFLGSILGPGVVMAAGFGLLMTPLVEASTAGTARSEAGTVAGIVNTSRTIGGAIGLTVLATVAARSGADLAAGYATAFRAAAVITAAGTALVALLPSPRP; translated from the coding sequence ATGACCACGACCCATGAGCCCGAAGCGTCCCCGAAGGCGGTGGGACGCGCGGCGGGATCCACCCCCGGCTGGGCCGCGCTGCTCGCCGCGTCCATCGGGCAGTTCCTCGTCGTCCTCGACATCTCCGTCGTCAACGTCGCCCTGCCGGGCATGCGCGCGGGCCTCGGCCTCGGCGCCACCGGCCTCCAGTGGGTCGTCAACGCCTACTCGCTGACCTTCGCGGGGTTCCTCCTGCTCGGCGGGCGCGCCGCCGACCTCTTCGGGCGCAGGCGTGTCTTCGTCGCGGGCCTCGGCCTGTTCACCGCCGCCAGCCTCGCGGGCGGCCTCGCGCAGGACGCGGGCACGCTGATCGGCGCCCGCGCCGCGCAGGGCCTCGGCGCGGCCATCCTCGCGCCCGTCACGCTCTCCCTCATCACCGCGACCTTCCCCGCCGGACCGGCCCGCACCAGGGCCATCGCCACGTGGACGGCCGTCGGCACCGCCGGAGGCGCGACCGGCGGCCTCGTCGGCGGGCTGCTGACCGACCACCTCGACTGGCGCTGGGTCCTGCTGATCAACGTGCCGGTCGGCGCCGTGACCGCCGTGATCGCCGCCCTGTGGCTGCGCGACGACCGTGCCCCCGGGCCCCGCCCGCGCCTCGACCTGCCCGGCGCCCTCCTCGTCACCGCCGGGGTGGCCCTGCTCGCCTTCGGCATCGGCGAGACACAGTCCCACGGCCGGACGGCCGCGGCCGCGTTCACCGCCGGTGCGCTGCTGCTGGCCCTGTTCGCCGCCGTCGAGTCCCGCGTCGCCGAGCCGCTCGTCCGCCTCCGGCTGTTCCGCCTGCGGAGCGTCGCGGCCGGCAACCTCGCCACCCTCGTCAGCACGATGGCGGGCTTCGCGCTCTGGTACCTGCTCTCGCTCTACATGCAGAACGTCCTGCACTACAGCGCCGTCCGCACCGGCCTGTCCTTCCTGCCGCACACCGCGGGCATCATCGCCGGCTCCAAGCTCGCCCCCGTCCTGATGGCCCGCGTGGACGCCCGGCTCCTCGCGGGGACCGGCGGTCTCCTGGCCGCGGCGGGCTTCGGCTGGCAGAGCGCCGTCCTGGACGCCCACGGCACCTTCCTCGGCTCCATCCTCGGCCCCGGCGTCGTGATGGCCGCCGGGTTCGGCCTCCTCATGACCCCGCTGGTGGAGGCGTCCACCGCCGGGACCGCCCGCTCCGAGGCGGGCACCGTCGCCGGGATCGTCAACACCTCCCGCACCATCGGCGGCGCCATCGGCCTCACCGTCCTCGCCACGGTCGCCGCCCGCTCCGGCGCCGACCTCGCCGCCGGCTACGCCACGGCCTTCCGCGCGGCCGCCGTCATCACCGCCGCCGGCACGGCCCTGGTAGCCCTCCTCCCCAGCCCCCGCCCCTGA